In a genomic window of Melopsittacus undulatus isolate bMelUnd1 chromosome 1, bMelUnd1.mat.Z, whole genome shotgun sequence:
- the STMN2 gene encoding stathmin-2 — protein sequence MAKTAMAYKEKMKELSMLSLICSCFYPEPRNMNIYKYDDMEVKQINKRASGQAFELILKPPSPVSEAPRTLASPKKKELSLEEIQKKLEAAEERRKSQEAQVLKHLAEKREHEREVLQKALEENNNFSKMAEEKLILKMEQIKENREANLAALIERLQEKERHAAEVRRNKELQVELSG from the exons CTTACAAGGAAAAGATGAAGGAGCTGTCCATGCTTTCTCTGATCTGCTCCTGTTTTTACCCGGAACCTCGCAACATGAACATCTATAAATACGATG ACATGGAAGTGAAACAAATCAACAAACGTGCCTCGGGCCAGGCCTTTGAACTGATCCTAAAGCCACCATCTCCGGTCTCAGAAGCACCACGAACTTTAGCTTCTCCAAAGAAGAAAGAACTCTCTCTTGAGGAGATCCAGAAAAagctggaggctgcagaggagaggagaaag TCCCAGGAGGCCCAGGTGCTGAAACAtctggcagagaagagagaacaTGAGCGAGAAGTGCTTCAGAAAGCTTTGGAGGAGAACAATAACTTCAGCAAAATGGCAGAGGAGAAGCTGATACTGAAAATGGAACAGATCAAAGAAAACCGTGAAGCTAACTTAGCTGCTCTTATTGAACGTCTCCAAGAGAAG GAGAGGCATGCTGCAGAGGTCCGTAGAAACAAGGAGCTCCAGGTGGAACTGTCTGGCTGA